One Obesumbacterium proteus DNA window includes the following coding sequences:
- a CDS encoding lysis protein gives MSRITTALIAIIIALLVGMWYATSQMQSLSTQLKEITQVSNQQKADLENIQRQRVQAAELDIKVTQELANAKSEIETLRVGLNTGTKRLRIAASCPKLPETTAATGKPDATSPRYDAEFERNYLSLVERIKQSETMINGLQSYIRTQCQ, from the coding sequence TCATCATCGCTCTACTAGTTGGCATGTGGTACGCGACAAGCCAGATGCAGTCTCTAAGCACTCAGCTGAAAGAAATCACTCAGGTATCCAATCAGCAGAAAGCAGACCTCGAAAACATCCAGCGGCAACGAGTACAGGCCGCCGAGCTCGATATCAAAGTCACTCAGGAATTAGCTAATGCAAAAAGTGAAATTGAAACTCTTCGTGTTGGCCTTAACACTGGCACTAAGCGGCTGCGCATCGCGGCCAGTTGTCCAAAGCTGCCCGAAACCACCGCCGCCACCGGCAAGCCTGATGCAACCAGCCCCCGATATGATGCAGAGTTTGAACGCAATTATCTCAGTCTCGTCGAACGAATCAAACAATCCGAAACAATGATTAACGGGTTACAGAGTTATATCCGCACTCAGTGCCAATAG